The nucleotide sequence ACAAGAAATATAACCAATCTCAACATCTCCAAGCGTAGGAGATGTTGTCTTCGTGTTGAAATCATCTAAATTCATAACATATCTCCTTTATGAGGCGATATGTTACTCTGGTTTAATAATTGAAACAATATGTCTTTAATGAAATTAAACCGCTAGATAGAATCTTCTCTGAATGGGAGGTGTTATTGGTTATTCTATGTCATCTTTACTGTGAAGACTAATTATCTGTGTAACTTTGTTTGGGTCATCAGTTTTTATCAACTCAGAAGCCTGAACCTCAATTTTTTCTCTCGGTTTGCAAATCTCAGATAGTTCATCACAGACGTTTTCAGCTAAAGAAAAGTCATTATTAATAGAGTAAATTTGACGATGACTATTAATGACTTGGTATCTATTAAATTCATTTACTTCATCTACTTCAGTCAAAGTTACAATACAACCATCAGCTTTTTCATAATCTTTGAAGTGAGTTCTTTCATAAATGAGTAGGAGTCGGTTTGGATTGAGCGGAAAATTAATTTCCACTCCTGGTGAAAGCCACCCTCTTTTGCCAATTTCTTTAATATGATTATCCTTTACGACCGGATTATCTGATGTATAAAAAGGCTGGTTAGTTTTATTTACTGCAACTACCCATATCATCTTGGATAATGATTCTGCCATTTCTCTAATATTTTCTTCATCAAAGATATGCTGGGCATGAATAAATGCCTCAAATCCTTCTGTAACCTTGAGTGTAGCAGTACCTTTAGGCAAATCTGGGAAATTCAATTTCATCAACGAATCAATCAGTGCTTGTCCATAGGCTCTCTCCCCCTCAATAATTTGATTTCGCATATCTCGCGTCCTTAGAATTTGAAATGTAAGGACTACAGCCAAAGCCTGAACAAGTTCCTCGGACAGAAACTGATCTTCGAGGAGATTGATTGCCTTCTCTATTATCGGCTTGAATCTTCCTTCAAGCTCTGCGAACCTATCTTCGATATACTTTTCATGTATTCCTTCTGCTCTCCGTTTATCGGTGATCAATTTGGAGGGCAGTTCGTAAAAGTAATTCTCGTGACCTACATTTAACGTTGTGTCCGGTCTAATTTCACGTTTGAATTTGTCATAAACAAAAAGGTGATCCCCATCTTCCGTAAAGAAACTGAGGTAGAACTGTGGAACATAATGTTGCTTCTTCTTACCTGCCATAAAAACTCCTCAATTATCAAAACAACGATTTTACCGAAAAAAGATTGAGACACCGAAGGCGCTCAGTCAAAGGGTTTTTCATCACAATGCTATCAGGACATTGTAATAACAGTAATTTTGTATCTGAACTTTGCAGAGCAACTACTATTTAAATTACTGCGTTGATTTATCCAACTGTCTGGTCGTGTGTTCGGTGACGCTTGGGCGAGGGGAACTTGAT is from Acidobacteriota bacterium and encodes:
- a CDS encoding DUF4238 domain-containing protein — its product is MAGKKKQHYVPQFYLSFFTEDGDHLFVYDKFKREIRPDTTLNVGHENYFYELPSKLITDKRRAEGIHEKYIEDRFAELEGRFKPIIEKAINLLEDQFLSEELVQALAVVLTFQILRTRDMRNQIIEGERAYGQALIDSLMKLNFPDLPKGTATLKVTEGFEAFIHAQHIFDEENIREMAESLSKMIWVVAVNKTNQPFYTSDNPVVKDNHIKEIGKRGWLSPGVEINFPLNPNRLLLIYERTHFKDYEKADGCIVTLTEVDEVNEFNRYQVINSHRQIYSINNDFSLAENVCDELSEICKPREKIEVQASELIKTDDPNKVTQIISLHSKDDIE